AGTTTGCTTTCTCCGGCGGCCGCTAAAAAGATGGACCGCGAAGTGAACCATGTTTTTGCCTTGAATGCCTTCCTGAAAATCACGTCGCAGAACCAGGTGTTGTTCCAGGTCAGCAAGCACGAAATGGGCCAGGGCATTGCCACCGGCATGGCCATGATTCTGGCCGAGGAACTGGACGCCGACTGGGAAAAGGTGCAGGTAGAATTCATTGACGCCGACCTCAAAGTTTTCCAGAACAATGACATGGGCGGCATGAGCGCGGGCGGCAGCACCACCATCATGGACATGTGGCTGATTTTGCGCCGCATGGGAGCCACCGCCCGGCAACTGCTGGTGCGGGCCGCCGTGCAGGAATGGAGCATTGCGCCAGAGAAAATCAAAACGCAGAACGGCATCCTCACCAACACACTAACCGGTGCCCAACTCACCTACGGCCAACTAGCCGACAAAGCCGCGCTGCTGCCCCTGCCCGCCACGGTGCCGCTTAAAAAAGAAACTGATTTCCAGTTGGTAGGCCAACCGTTGCCCAACAAAATCACGGCGCAGGTGGCAACGGGCACCTACAAATATGGCATTGATGTGGAAGTGCCCGGTATGCTGTACGCCTTAGTGGCCCGCTGTCCGGTGCATCTGGGCAAACTTGAAAAATATGACGCCAGCAAAGCGCTCAAAATCAAAGGCGTGCGCCACGTAGTCACCACCACCGCCATTGCCGGGGCCAAACCCAACGGTTTCTTCAGCGTGCGCGAGGGTGTGGCCGTGGTAGCCGATTCTTTCTGGGCCGCCAAAAAAGGCCGGGACGCCCTGATTCTTGATTGGGATTTGGGCCCACACGGCAATCGCTCTTTGCAGGACTTTGAGAAAACGGTGCAGGAGAAAAGCACGCGCCAGAGCCAGCCCACGGGCTTTGTGGGCAATGCGCACGCCTTCGCAGATTTGCAGCAGAATGATCGTATCCTGAGCGCCGAATATGTGTACCCGCACCAGTTGCACGCATCGCTGGAAACCCTCAACTGTACTGCCCACCACCAGGGCGACAGCTGCGAGATTTGGGTGGGCACCCAGGCGCCGCCCATGATGATCCGCGAAGTGGCCGCTTATTTCAAACTACCCCAGGACCAGGTGAAAATCCACACGCTTCCCTCGGGTGGTGGGTTTGGCCGAAGGTATTACCCAGACCCGGCGCTGGAGGCGGTACATATCTCCAAAATGGCGGGGAACATCCCCATCAAAATGCTCTGGACCCGCGCAGATGATTTCCAGCACAATTTCTGGCACTGCTATTCCTTTAGCCGCTACCAGGCAGGCCTCACCGCCGATAAAAAATTGAACGCGTGGTATTTCAAGGAACTCCGGAGCTATACCTGGGGCGCGGCCTTCCCGTTCAGGCCCGAGATTTCGTGGAACGGGTATGCCATCCCCAACAAACGGTTTGACTTTGAGACCATTCAGGACGACAGCCCGGTGCAGTCCTGTGCGTGGCGCTCGGTGATTGCCAATGCCTGGGGCTTTGGGCAGGAATGTTTTCTGGATGAAATAGCCGCGTTTGTGGGCAAAGACCCCTACGTGCTCAGACAAGAACTGCTGCAGGAAAACCGCGAAGAAAAAGTCGGGCACCAGTTTCCGCTCAGTTCCAAACGGCTTAGGCAAGTGATGGAATTGGCGGTGAGTAAATCTACCTGGCACCAGAAACGTGAAAAAGGCAAAGGCGTTGGGTTGGCGGTGTACCCCTACCTGCACGGCAACAGTTACTGCGCCCAGGTGGCTGAAGTGACCGTGACCAACGGCCAGCTTTCCGTTGACAAAATGGTGGTGGCCGTGGATTGCGGGCGCGTGGTGAACCCAGATCTGGTCAAGGCGCAGATAGAAGGCGGCATTGTCTGGGCGCTCACGGCTCTGCTCTACGGCGGCATGGAATTGGAGAAGGGCCGGGCGTTGCGCAGCAATTTTCATGACAACAAACTGCTCACCAATGCTGAATGCCCTGAGGTTGAGGTGCATTTTGTGTCTTCTGAAGATGGTCCGTTTGGGATTGGGGAACTCTCGCCGCCCAGCGCGGTGCCGGCCATTGTGAACGCCATTTACAACGCCACCGGCAAACGCATCAGAAAATTACCTTTGGCCAAAGACAGCCTGGTGTAGGAAATCCGTGAATTGAAAACCGGTGATAACTTCTTCCATTTCGGGCTGCGGCCAAAAATTTAAATTGCCGTTTTGGGGCTCATTTTCAGAAATGAGCCCCAAATCCGAAAAACCATTTCCACAAGATGAAACTACTTTTCACTGCATTTTTAATGACGGCCGGCGTGGCCTGGCTAGACCTGCAAACTAATGATCTGGCCGCCAGCCGGCAGCGCGGCGAACGGGTGTACCAGGCCAATTGCCAGAGTTGCCACCTGCCCAAAGGCGAAGGTGTGCCCGGCACATTCCCACCGCTGGCCCCCTCAGATTTCCTCTTGAAAGACCAAACGCGGGCCATCAACGTGGTGGTGCACGGCCTCAGAGGCCCCATCAAAGTAAACGGCAAAAAGTATGACCTGGAGATGCCCGCCCAAGCCTTCCTCACCGACCAGGAAATTGCCGATGTAATGAATTATGTGCAGAACAGTTGGGGAAACAAAGCGCCGCTGGTCACGCCCGGCCAAGTAAAAGCCGCCAGAAAGTAAATTTCCGTTTTCGGGCTCATTTCCAGAAATGAGCCCGAAAACGGAAAACGCCTTCCTCTTCAGAAGAATTCAGCCGGTAAGAAATGGTTAGTTGAGTAGTAAGTAATGACCTAAGCCGGCCATAGCGCTAATGCCAATCCAGGGGATCATGCCTACTTTAAAGCGGTACATGGCCACAAACGATATCACCATCCAGGCCAGGGCAAAATAGTCAAGGCCATCCACAGAAACCGAAGCGGGGAACAACACGGCCGCCCCAAAATAGACCGTGAGGTTTAAAATAACGCCTACCACCGCCGCCGTTATCAGGCCTAAAATTGATTTTAAAGCCAGGTTCCCGCGCGTGCGCTCAATGAACGGCGCGCCGGCCAGAATGAAAAAGAAACAAGGTAAAAACGTATAGAACGTGGTAGTGAACAAACCCACCGCGCCCATGGCCAGGTTGCCGCCGTATTGGTTGTGGCCTGCCATGAAGCCCACAAAAGCCAGCACCATGATCAAGGGCCCAGGCGTGGTTTCGCCCAAGGCCAGGCCGTCAATCATCTCGGTTTTGGAAAGCCACTGGAATTCTTCCACGGTCACCTGGGCCGCGTAGGGCAACACGGCATAGGCGCCGCCAAACGTGACCAGCGCCGCCTTGGTGAAAAACGAAATGAGCTCCTGCCAGAAGGCAAAATTTCGGGTGAAGAAATAGAAAAGGGCCAGCGGTACCGCCCACAGCGCCAACGTGATCAGAAAACGCACAAGGCTTCGGCCCCAGGAAACGCCTTCTCCCACCACCGGGCTGTTGGCGTTGAGGTAATAACTCTGCTCGTTCTGGGTCTGTTGGGTGGTTTCCTGCTTCTCCTGAAAAAACGAGGGCCAGATTTTGCGCAACACCACCGCTACAGCCACCGCGCCCAGAATAATCAACGGAAACGGCACCTTTAGGAAATACATCAAAATAAAGCTGAGCACCGCCGTGGCATAATGCAGCCAGGTCTTCAGCGATTTACCCGCAATTTTGACCAAAGCCAGCGCCACAATGGCCACCACCGCCGGTTTCAGCCCATAAAAAAGCGCCGCCACCCACGGTATTGCCCCATAGGACACATACACCGCACTTAAACCCAACAAAATGAACACCGAAGGCAACACAAACAAAATACCGGCCACCAGCCCGCCCCGCACACCGTGCATGAGCCAGCCCAGATAGGTGGCCAATTGCTGGGCCTCGGGCCCAGGCAGCAGCATGCAGTAATTGAGCGCGTGCAGAAATCTACTGTCTGACACCCAGCGCTTCTGCTCCACAAGAAAGGTGTGCATGATGCCAATTTGTCCTGCCGGTCCGCCAAAACTGATGAACCCCAGCTTGAGCCAAAACAAAAAAGCCTCTTTGAAAGATGGTTTCTCGGGCGCTGAAGTTATAGTGGTTGTCGGTTGCATGGGCGGTTGCGGTCAAATACACAGAAATAGATGCCTCCGCAAGGTAGAGAATGAATGGGCTTAGAAAAACAGGGGGAAGAAATTTCCGTTTTGGGGCTCATTTCTGGAAATGAGCCCGAAAACGGCTTTTTACTTCACGTATTTGATGCGGCAGTCAAAGGTGAGTTTATGGATGAGCTGGGCGGTCTTGGGGTTCTGGAACGTGACCGCGCCCTCGGCCTTGAGGGTTTCATAGGCCAGTTTGTAATTGGGTTTGCTGTAGGGCGTGCCCAGGTGGTGCCTCAGGTAAATTTTTTCCAGCGGTTGGTTGTGGAAATCTGTTGCTCTGGTGCGTAAGTCCTCTACCAGTTTATGCTGTGAAAACTCCAGGTATTGGTGGTACTCGGGCACCAGCAGTTTAAGCGGTTTGAGGTTAACGCCCATGAGCGGCACGCCGTCTTCCTGCACGTCTGAGTAAGGCAGCAGTGTTTCCTTGAACTGGCCGTGCAACCCTTCCTGCGCAGACACAAACACCGCATAAAAGTGCGTGGCGTCTTTGCCCGGCAGGTTCACCCGGAACTTGGTGCCCGCCAGATCAAAAAAGGCCAGCCTCCCCAGGAAAGCATCTACCAACAGCCGTTCTTTTTTGGCCGAAGGCGTACCAGGGTTCGTCATTTTCCCCTGAAGCGCGGGCAAGGTTTCCCCGAAAAACTGTTGCGCCGGGCTGCCCGCTACTGCCGACTTTACCGCCGCCTTGAGTTTGGACGGTTCCAGCAGCACCAGAAAATGCGTGTCGGGCCGGTTGAGGGTGTTAATCCAGAGTTCCTGGCTGACTTTGCCCGCAAAAGGATCTAAAATAATCAAGGCCGAATTCGGCGCAGCCAAAGATTCTTGCAGCAGGGCGTGTTCCTGAGGCGTCTGAAGAAATAGGGGTGGCCGCGGCAGTTCTTCCAGCAGAGGCACGGCTTCTATAAACAGTTTGGTGCGCTGCAAGGCCACTTTGGAGGCGTCATAAAAAAAGGCCGAGAGACGCCGCTCCACGCCCCGGCGCGGGCCAGATTCCAGGAAAATAGATTTGAGCACCAGCGCGGGCACTTCAGAAAGTTCGTCTGGCCCGGGGTTGGCCAGGAAATCAATCAGAAGCAAATCAACTGTACTGGGCACCGGCGCAGAACTAGTGACGGCGGCTACCCAATGCAGCAGAAACGCCTGCAGCAGTTCGGCCTTGGCAGCAGAAAGGTGGCGGGGTTGCTTAAAGAAATCCTTCTGAATGTTGGCCGTCACGGGTGGGTAAGTCTCTGAAATGCCTGGGCCGCGGCAAGCGGCCAAAGTTGCTGCAAAGATACGCCCTTCATGGCTAGCAGCATACTTTTCAAGCGGCAAATACGTGCGTTGGTTTAAATCAAATGATAGGGTTTTCTAAAAGCCGTTTTCGGGCTCATTTCCGGAAATGAGCCCGAAAACAGGAAACTTCCGCTCCTATCTGCCTGACCGGCGGTTAGTTATATTTTAATCCGACTAAAAAAAGTTATTAAAATTTTTAGGTAACTGTTTGTTCGTACGAAACTTTTCCTACCTTTGGAGCATGAACGGGAAAGAACCTATGACAGACAAGTTGCCGGAGCCTACCAAGGCCGAGTTGGAGATATTACAGGTGTTGTGGCAAATGGGGCCTTCTACCGTGCGCGCGGTCAATGACGCCCTTAACCAACAGCGCCCCATCAACTACACCTCTACCTTAAAACTCATGCAGATTATGGTGGAGAAAGGCTTGCTGCTGCGCGATGAAAGCAGCATGAAACACATTTACCGCGCCGCAGAGGCCGAAGAAAAAACCAAGGACCATCTGCTCAACCGGTTTATTGACACCATGTACAACGGCTCGGCGGGCAAGCTCATGATGCAGCTGTTGGGAAACCAGAAAACGTCCGGCGCTGAGTTGGAGGCCATTAAGGAGATGATCAAAAAAATGCCGAAGGAATAATTAACCAATCACATCAATGACAGTTCTGGCTGTACTCATGAATACGTCTGGGGTGGTACAAGCGCTCTGCTGGACCCTCCTGCACTCCGTTTGGCAAGGGCTGGTGCTGGCCGTGGCGGCGGGCCTGGTGGTGCAACTCACCAAACGCGCCGCCCCGGCGGTGCGCTACAACCTGCTGGCCGGGCTTTTTGTGCTGTTCCTGGCGGCCAGCGCGGTGACTTTCTGGCAACAAATGCAGCAGACCCATTTACAGGGAGCTACGTCTCATGAAGTATTTGGCCAGCAACTGAGTTCTTACAGCGTTTACCAGGCCACGTCCTTGGCACCCGAAGTAGTGGTGACTGATTGGGTGGCGGCGTTTAAAAGTTTCTGCACCAGACATGCCTTGTACATAGTGCTGGGTTGGTTTGTGGTGTTCGCGGTGAAGTGCCTGCAGTTGGTGGGCGGCTTGCATTACCTGGTCCGGCTCCGGAAAGAGAACGTGTCTGTTCCGGCGGTGGCCTGGCAGCAGAAATTAGAGCAATTGGCGGCCTTGCTTAGGCTAAACGTGCCGGTAACCTTGCTGGAGTCTGGCCTGGTGCAGGTGCCGCTGGTGATTGGGTTTTTGAAACCGCTGGTGCTGGTGCCGGTGGGCATGTTGGCGCAAGTGCCCATGGATCAGGTGGAGGCCATTTTGTTGCATGAACTGGCCCACATTAGAAGAAGAGATTACCTGGTGAACCTGTTGCAGACCTTTGCCGAAGTGCTGTTCTTTTTCAACCCAGCGGTGTTGTGGCTGTCGGCCCGCATACGGCAGGAGCGCGAGAATTGCTGTGATGATCTGGCCATCCAGACGCTGCAGAGCAAAAGCAATTTCTTGCAGGCGCTGGTCACGTTCCAGGAATACAATTTCCACAGGTTTGGCCTGGCACCCAGCTTTGCTGAAACCTCTTCTTCGCTCACTGACCGCGTGAAACGCATTATTTATCAGCACAACGCCCCCTTGCAGCGTTCTGAGAAATTCTTTGTGGTGGTTTGTTTTGCAGTGGTTTCGGTGGGCGTGTTGGCGTTCACCAAACCCGCCGCCTTCTCTGAAAAAGCCAAGCAGGTGGTGCAGACGTTGAACATCTATCTTCCGGCAAAACCACAAACTATACCTTCAGCAAAAGTAACTGCTTCTAAAACTGCCGTCACTAAAAACCCTCAGAGAAAAGAAAAGAAACTGGCACTTGCTCCGCTGCTTAACAAGCCCTTGTATAACCAGGAAACCTTGCCCGAGGGCGGCGCCACCAAATCTTGTGACGGCATTCTCACCCGCTACATGTTTAAAAAAGGCGGCGTTCTCTATGAAGTGGAAAAAGACTCCGTGGCGGTACTGGCGCTCAAGATAAACGGGCAACACGCCAGCCCAGAGAAAGT
This region of Rufibacter sp. LB8 genomic DNA includes:
- a CDS encoding xanthine dehydrogenase family protein molybdopterin-binding subunit, which translates into the protein MKRRDFIRASTLAGGGMLLHANTWASLLSPAAAKKMDREVNHVFALNAFLKITSQNQVLFQVSKHEMGQGIATGMAMILAEELDADWEKVQVEFIDADLKVFQNNDMGGMSAGGSTTIMDMWLILRRMGATARQLLVRAAVQEWSIAPEKIKTQNGILTNTLTGAQLTYGQLADKAALLPLPATVPLKKETDFQLVGQPLPNKITAQVATGTYKYGIDVEVPGMLYALVARCPVHLGKLEKYDASKALKIKGVRHVVTTTAIAGAKPNGFFSVREGVAVVADSFWAAKKGRDALILDWDLGPHGNRSLQDFEKTVQEKSTRQSQPTGFVGNAHAFADLQQNDRILSAEYVYPHQLHASLETLNCTAHHQGDSCEIWVGTQAPPMMIREVAAYFKLPQDQVKIHTLPSGGGFGRRYYPDPALEAVHISKMAGNIPIKMLWTRADDFQHNFWHCYSFSRYQAGLTADKKLNAWYFKELRSYTWGAAFPFRPEISWNGYAIPNKRFDFETIQDDSPVQSCAWRSVIANAWGFGQECFLDEIAAFVGKDPYVLRQELLQENREEKVGHQFPLSSKRLRQVMELAVSKSTWHQKREKGKGVGLAVYPYLHGNSYCAQVAEVTVTNGQLSVDKMVVAVDCGRVVNPDLVKAQIEGGIVWALTALLYGGMELEKGRALRSNFHDNKLLTNAECPEVEVHFVSSEDGPFGIGELSPPSAVPAIVNAIYNATGKRIRKLPLAKDSLV
- a CDS encoding cytochrome c, with the translated sequence MKLLFTAFLMTAGVAWLDLQTNDLAASRQRGERVYQANCQSCHLPKGEGVPGTFPPLAPSDFLLKDQTRAINVVVHGLRGPIKVNGKKYDLEMPAQAFLTDQEIADVMNYVQNSWGNKAPLVTPGQVKAARK
- the chrA gene encoding chromate efflux transporter, producing the protein MQPTTTITSAPEKPSFKEAFLFWLKLGFISFGGPAGQIGIMHTFLVEQKRWVSDSRFLHALNYCMLLPGPEAQQLATYLGWLMHGVRGGLVAGILFVLPSVFILLGLSAVYVSYGAIPWVAALFYGLKPAVVAIVALALVKIAGKSLKTWLHYATAVLSFILMYFLKVPFPLIILGAVAVAVVLRKIWPSFFQEKQETTQQTQNEQSYYLNANSPVVGEGVSWGRSLVRFLITLALWAVPLALFYFFTRNFAFWQELISFFTKAALVTFGGAYAVLPYAAQVTVEEFQWLSKTEMIDGLALGETTPGPLIMVLAFVGFMAGHNQYGGNLAMGAVGLFTTTFYTFLPCFFFILAGAPFIERTRGNLALKSILGLITAAVVGVILNLTVYFGAAVLFPASVSVDGLDYFALAWMVISFVAMYRFKVGMIPWIGISAMAGLGHYLLLN
- a CDS encoding BlaI/MecI/CopY family transcriptional regulator; this translates as MTDKLPEPTKAELEILQVLWQMGPSTVRAVNDALNQQRPINYTSTLKLMQIMVEKGLLLRDESSMKHIYRAAEAEEKTKDHLLNRFIDTMYNGSAGKLMMQLLGNQKTSGAELEAIKEMIKKMPKE
- a CDS encoding M56 family metallopeptidase, translating into MTVLAVLMNTSGVVQALCWTLLHSVWQGLVLAVAAGLVVQLTKRAAPAVRYNLLAGLFVLFLAASAVTFWQQMQQTHLQGATSHEVFGQQLSSYSVYQATSLAPEVVVTDWVAAFKSFCTRHALYIVLGWFVVFAVKCLQLVGGLHYLVRLRKENVSVPAVAWQQKLEQLAALLRLNVPVTLLESGLVQVPLVIGFLKPLVLVPVGMLAQVPMDQVEAILLHELAHIRRRDYLVNLLQTFAEVLFFFNPAVLWLSARIRQERENCCDDLAIQTLQSKSNFLQALVTFQEYNFHRFGLAPSFAETSSSLTDRVKRIIYQHNAPLQRSEKFFVVVCFAVVSVGVLAFTKPAAFSEKAKQVVQTLNIYLPAKPQTIPSAKVTASKTAVTKNPQRKEKKLALAPLLNKPLYNQETLPEGGATKSCDGILTRYMFKKGGVLYEVEKDSVAVLALKINGQHASPEKVQLYKVLLQELMHQYDQGEISIVVNGQVPHVTSEPENPLFIKFLQNGTITTDHDGNVFEIKVKDHKVMQFSVNNKTIRSADIQRNKALILELVKEAETDRVYAELTAQAVDKFRLESPLLEHSTPTLPVFEDFQYTYLGRNHLHGTGALPLPDKPLTDASVM